The proteins below come from a single Ruegeria sp. SCSIO 43209 genomic window:
- a CDS encoding aminopeptidase P family protein: MTDTTKRPEFFTCHNGDKAPLPFSKGEYDRRLGALRAIMAKHDIPAVLLTSMQNIAYYSGFLYCSFGRPYGCVVTQDACTTVSANIDAGQPWRRSVEDNVIYTDWKRDNYWRAVASLIGGAKRIGIEGDHMTLAARNTALDMLGGPELIDIAPDTMFARMVKSAEEIELIKGGARTADVGGAAIHAAIREGATEIEIAMAGRDAMEEEIARAYPDAEYRDTWVWFQSALNTDGAHNPVTKRALQKGDILSLNTFPMISGYYTALERTLFLGEPDADSLRLWKANVAAHELGLSLIKPGATCSGITAEINRFFADEGLLQYRSFGYGHSFGILSHYYGREAGLELREDIDTVLEPGMVVSIEPMLWIPEGQPGAGGYREHDILVVGEDGAENITGFPYGPGHNIIDA, from the coding sequence ATGACAGACACAACAAAACGCCCCGAATTCTTCACCTGCCACAATGGCGACAAGGCGCCCCTGCCGTTCAGCAAGGGCGAATACGACCGCCGCCTTGGCGCCCTGCGCGCAATCATGGCCAAGCATGACATCCCCGCCGTCCTGCTGACCTCGATGCAGAACATCGCCTATTACTCCGGCTTTCTGTACTGCTCTTTCGGCCGCCCCTACGGCTGCGTGGTAACACAGGACGCTTGCACCACTGTCTCGGCAAACATCGACGCGGGCCAACCGTGGCGGCGCTCGGTTGAGGACAACGTCATCTACACCGACTGGAAGCGCGACAATTACTGGCGCGCAGTGGCCAGCCTGATCGGCGGGGCCAAACGGATCGGGATCGAAGGCGACCACATGACATTGGCGGCGCGCAACACGGCGCTGGACATGCTGGGCGGACCGGAACTGATCGATATCGCACCTGACACGATGTTTGCCCGCATGGTGAAATCCGCAGAAGAGATCGAGCTGATCAAAGGCGGCGCGCGCACCGCTGACGTGGGTGGGGCCGCCATTCACGCAGCTATCCGTGAAGGCGCCACCGAGATCGAGATCGCCATGGCTGGACGCGACGCGATGGAAGAGGAAATCGCCCGCGCCTACCCGGATGCCGAATACCGCGACACATGGGTCTGGTTCCAGTCGGCGCTTAACACCGACGGCGCACATAACCCGGTGACTAAACGCGCGCTGCAAAAGGGCGATATCCTGTCGCTGAACACCTTCCCGATGATCTCGGGCTATTACACCGCGCTGGAACGCACGCTGTTCCTGGGCGAACCCGACGCCGACAGCCTGCGCCTGTGGAAGGCCAATGTCGCGGCGCATGAGCTGGGCCTGAGCCTGATCAAACCCGGCGCGACCTGCTCGGGCATCACGGCTGAGATCAACCGCTTCTTCGCGGATGAGGGCCTGCTGCAATATCGCTCGTTCGGGTATGGCCATTCCTTCGGCATCCTCAGCCACTATTACGGGCGCGAGGCCGGTCTGGAGCTGCGCGAAGATATCGACACGGTGCTGGAACCCGGCATGGTCGTCTCGATCGAGCCGATGCTGTGGATCCCCGAAGGCCAGCCCGGCGCGGGCGGCTATCGTGAACACGATATCCTTGTGGTTGGTGAAGACGGGGCCGAGAACATCACCGGCTTCCCCTATGGTCCCGGCCACAACATCATCGATGCATGA